In Candida albicans SC5314 chromosome 4, complete sequence, the genomic window TTGATTGTCCACTATTATCCTCCCTTTATATTCTATGgaaaatatataaactCCTATTCAACATTCTTCTAAAAAAACAGGTGGGGGGAGGGGGGGTGTATATTATGCTCCTTATACATCTCTAACTTGATCTATCCATTCAGTTGTACTCATTTGTGATAATCGACTTAATGCTCTAGCAAAAGCAAAtctttcttcatcattaacAAACATTTTTGCCTTTCTAGCAATCAGTTTATCAAATCCATGTTTAATAACCAATTCATCGtcttcttcgtcttcttcctcctcctcctcctcctccgAAGAAGGATCTGTTTCAATCTgttccttctttttttggtgcAATTCATAATAATTATCTTTTTCGATATTTTCTGgttcaacaaataaatctttaaatgaattagCACTAGTTACAGCAATTCTACCATGATTATCATAAATTGCATCTAAAAATGTTATAAATCTTCTTACTTGATCACGAACATCAATACTTAAATAAGGAATATCGGTGATTATAAATGATTGGAAACTTTGTGCTAATGCCAAATAATCACCAGCTGCCATAGGTGTACCACATAATTCATGAAATGTAAATTGAGCAACATAATGAGGTGAACAAATTGGTACATTTAATTGTCGACCCCAAACTTCAactttataattttttaaacgTTCATCTGATTTGACATTGTTGGCATTAAAATATTCATACCATGATTCAATATGTTTGatacaattatttttattaattttcaGATCCCATTTTAATCCTGGTTTGGGGAAATAATAAACTGATGATATTGGTTTAGGGATTTTTCTATAATCAGTGGgtgaatttaaataaattacatGACATTGAcgtttaattaatttaatacAAGGAATAAAACTAACTCTTTGAATTCcatttaaatataaatcatcaGGAGCACGATTTGATGTAGCAAATAATATGACTCCAAATTGTGGcagtaataataacatcATTAATCGACGTAATAACATGGCATCGGCAACATCAGTCACTTGAAATTCATCAAAACATAAAATTGTCGATGTTTGAGCAATTTCACTCGCTAATAATGGTATgacatcaatatcattatgttgtctaccaccaccaccacttttagtggtgttgttgttgttgttgttgttgttgttgttgttgttgttgtgttgcatttttaattgatgtgAACGTTTATGTAAATTTTGCATAAATTGATGGAAATGTAATCGTTTTTTAGGTAAATTTTCCGGAATCGTATCATAAAATAAATCCATCAACATGGTTTTACCACATCCAACATCTCCATATAAATAAATCCCTCGAACTTCATTACTTACCGTCAATAATGTTTGTTCATCAACCAATAACGACGAAGGGctattgtttttaattgaagTTTTACCTAAAAATGAACTGAAAATTTTCGCTATACCGATTTTAGGAGTCAAATCAGAAATTGATGGAGTAATTACTTTTGGTGGAGTATATGATGTTAATTTTTCATgtaattttgataatgaagtGATGATTTTCCGTTGATAGGGATCATCACGAAGTTTATTTTCTGCCACTCGTTGATTATATAGTTCTAATGGGGTAATGTGGTTGTTGGGTATAGCATTATCACTATTGGAATTAACTGTATTTTGTAATCGAATGGATGTAGTATGGAAAAATGACCTTTGATATGGGATTTTCACCaatgaatattttattgACCTCATAAAAGAACTAAACTATgcaaaataaataaataaatagatAGATAAATAGGTTTGGGTATGGTTATGGTTTTATAATACAATTCTAAAGcaaaatttttgtaaaaaaaaaagcaaacaaaaaacaagattatagataaatcaataataaacaattcatAAATGtgtgtaaaaaaaaaaaatggaaacaATGTCAATGGATAATAGTATGAAGATAACCAAATCTTTCAATATTCAATGCTATACTATTACTATTCCGTTCGTTTAGTTGGAGACTTGATTAGTTTTATTGGTTCAACGATTGGtgagaaatttttttttttttttttttttgcttggGGGGAGGCTTTATTGGAAAAAGTGTGGATTTGAAGAAGGGTACTTGGACCCGGGTATGAACTATTAGTGCGAGACCCATCTCGGCATTGATTTTGTGGGGaaaggagaagaagaagatgatgatgatgatgactaTCAATCATTCATTACTTGtgaataaattttatattaatCTGATCTAATTTATACAATATAATATCATTAAACATAACACTAAAGTAATAGAACTAATACCATTTACattctttcaattggttcatcaatttcatcaaccACATCAATCAATCTTTCATGAGAAGAATCATTGGCatcatttttcaaccaGCTTGGAATGAATCCCCAATTTTCTGGGTTTAAAACTCCATTAAAACATAAAGTTCCGAAAACCAACACAACAAACCCACAAAATTGTAATGATTGAAATGTTTCCCATTTCATACTCATAGCAACAATCCAAACTATTAATGTACGACAAGTATCTACTGTTGATCTTGCCGTTGCGGAAATTCTATGAGTTATAGAGAGTCCacaataattgaaaatagcAATTGATAACagaattaataatgaagaaattaatatCCGTTTGTTATGGAAAACTTGATAAATTgctaatgataaattaaatggtgaagattggaaattttcgggtgattcaattgatccaattataaaatttaataaaatggatataattatcattaatgataatCCATAAAATCcttcaatataaattaattgtaaTGGAATAATAGGATTTTTAGCAAGAATATgttcttcaacaacaaattgaatacCTTGTAATAGTGTAGCACttataattaaaaaaattccaaatatAACCAATGCAGGGTTAGGGTTAGGGTTAGtggaattattaatatttgaaGATGGGTCAGGTGTAGTATTTCTTGATCCACTTAATCCAACAAGACCAATTCCTAATGtaactaaaaataatgatgacCATTCTAATTTAGTGATTTTCCGTTTAAGAAAAAGTACGGATAATGTAGCTACAAATAAAACTACTGAACCTCTTGacatttgataaattgaaactgGAGTATAAACTAATccaatatttaataaagtAGTACAACTTAAATCACAAATTGCTggaattgataatttaaaattttcaaatatcgACGTTTCATGGGGTTTGGTAACACTCAGTGGATCGctctcatcatcatcatcaccatttAGTTGAACGTACcgattattattattattattatcatagTTGTACCATTTATAAAACACAAATACTAAATACATACTTAATTCACCAAGAAACATTTGCATAGTTTGAATTCCTGGTtgttcaaataatttatgaTTAGCAGGATTAGGATCATGACAATTATCAACACATTGATTATCTTGATATTTTGTGAGTAATGAATTTGCTGCTCCAGTGATTAAAGTCCCAGcaacaattaaataaagaCCAAATCCCATAACTATGTGAGTGATaagatatataaataagggaaagaaagaaagaaagaaagaaagaaagaaaagtgGTTTAACggtttgttgtttaattgGTGCCGTTTGTGTAAAGAAAATCTTccccaaaacaaaaagtcTCCAAGAAAGAAGGAAGATTAAAAAGTGTGTGGTGTGTGTGTAAATAagaccaaaaaaaaaaaattaaacagacaaccatcatcatcaatcatcaatcatcaatcatcaatcaacaatcaacaatcaagAAAGTTAACGCCACCACCTAAAACTAACAATGTCAAATACTCCAGGTCGTTCTATGTCAAGTACTCCAAtaacaaccaccaccacaactCAAGTAAATCTTCATGAATTACTGGAAATCACTACTAAACCTCATTCATTTAAACAAAATCCCAACCgtaaacaacaatcaaatagGAGATATAAACCAAGTAGACAATTAATTTCTGatgaattaaaatatttacaatctaaacaatcaaatttaaaatttgatacTCCAActtataattcaataatgtcACCACCAAGTTTAAAACCAACAATGAAATATTGTGATATAACGGGATTACcaacaaattataaatgtCCTTCTAATCAATTAAGATTTTATAATTCAgaaatttatcaagaagttattaaaaatatgCCTGCTGGTGTAGATCAAGaatatttacaattaaGAGGTGCCAACGTGATATTAAAATAAGTGCATCCCCCACCCCACCCCTCCCTTCTTTCACCACCCCAACCCCAGACGTATATAAATTGTGttatctatatatatatgaattaactaattttttaatatttctATCAAATGTAGGAGATTGTAAAATactatcatcatcatcatcatcgtcattaAGACTAATCCCGGTTCCCAGATTGATgtatatttgatttaatggattaaaaattgttcGTAAATAACATTTTTGTACatctaaaaataatttccgtaattttgtcaatgaattttgatgattaccattaccattatcattaaaattTCTAGTTTGATCTAATCCAATGACTATTTTTAATCCATTATTAGTTTCATATCCATAAACCATAACTTGATcttgaataaataaaagtatAACTGGTATTTGATCACCATTTTGATGAGtatcttgttgttgttgttgttgttgttgttgttcacGTAAActtaatgatgatggtgatgtAAAAATATCTAATGCCATATGActtaaaaaattatattttaaaaatttatcagcATTTGTATGATTCATTGGAGTTGTATTTCCTTCTTGTTTTTCTCcttgtttttcttcttcttcttcttcttcaccaaTATTGAATGCTTGGATATATAATGGTTTATCATTACGagaaattaatgatataaattgaattggatTGTTTGGGGGTGGTTGATGAGTTATTGGGTTCGTATTAATTTGTGATGTGGTAGTAGTTGACATAATGATTGTGAATCAGGGACTTACTTTTTGGTAGGACTTATactttgttgatttattttctgTTTCGTTTctggaaagaaaaagagcCAAAAAAGCATAGTTCATAGTAAAGTATATATCACGTGATCGCAGTTTTTCTAGTTTTTTTGCATCACGTGGCTAGTATAAGTTGTATCGGTGTTAATTGTTATAGTTGAACGGAATTAAGTTGGATTTctcgttgttgttgttgtcgtaTTGTTGGATTTTGTGCCAGGTTACAAACGACGAGTAGAAATAGAATGAACAAGGTGGATGGATTTAAATGATTGGATTGGGTTTGGGAAAGAGTAAGTGTTTTGTTTAGAattgttaatattatttgaattcctttacaatt contains:
- a CDS encoding uncharacterized protein (Ortholog(s) have role in cellular response to oxidative stress, misfolded or incompletely synthesized protein catabolic process, protein import into peroxisome matrix and mitochondrial inner membrane localization), yielding MRSIKYSLVKIPYQRSFFHTTSIRLQNTVNSNSDNAIPNNHITPLELYNQRVAENKLRDDPYQRKIITSLSKLHEKLTSYTPPKVITPSISDLTPKIGIAKIFSSFLGKTSIKNNSPSSLLVDEQTLLTVSNEVRGIYLYGDVGCGKTMLMDLFYDTIPENLPKKRLHFHQFMQNLHKRSHQLKMQHNNNNNNNNNNNNNTTKSGGGGRQHNDIDVIPLLASEIAQTSTILCFDEFQVTDVADAMLLRRLMMLLLSPQFGVILFATSNRAPDDLYLNGIQRVSFIPCIKLIKRQCHVIYLNSPTDYRKIPKPISSVYYFPKPGLKWDSKINKNNCIKHIESWYEYFNANNVKSDERLKNYKVEVWGRQLNVPICSPHYVAQFTFHELCGTPMAAGDYLALAQSFQSFIITDIPYLSIDVRDQVRRFITFLDAIYDNHGRIAVTSANSFKDLFVEPENIEKDNYYELHQKKKEQIETDPSSEEEEEEEEDEEDDELVIKHGFDKSIARKAKMFVNDEERFAFARALSRLSQMSTTEWIDQVRDV
- a CDS encoding uncharacterized protein (Has domain(s) with predicted sugar:proton symporter activity, role in carbohydrate transport and Golgi membrane, integral component of membrane localization) encodes the protein MGFGLYLIVAGTLITGAANSLLTKYQDNQCVDNCHDPNPANHKLFEQPGIQTMQMFLGELSMYLVFVFYKWYNYDNNNNNNRYVQLNGDDDDESDPSSVTKPHETSIFENFKLSIPAICDLSCTTLLNIGLVYTPVSIYQMSRGSVVLFVATLSVLFLKRKITKLEWSSLFLVTLGIGLVGLSGSRNTTPDPSSNINNSTNPNPNPALVIFGIFLIISATLLQGIQFVVEEHILAKNPIIPLQLIYIEGFYGLSLMIIISILLNFIIGSIESPENFQSSPFNLSLAIYQVFHNKRILISSLLISLSIAIFNYCGLSITHRISATARSTVDTCRTLIVWIVAMSMKWETFQSLQFCGFVVLVFGTLCFNGVLNPENWGFIPSWLKNDANDSSHERLIDVVDEIDEPIERM
- a CDS encoding uncharacterized protein (Ortholog(s) have role in chromatin remodeling, regulation of chromosome segregation and Ino80 complex, cytoplasm localization), with the translated sequence MSSTPITTTTTTQVNLHELSEITTKPHSFKQNPNRKQQSNRRYKPSRQLISDELKYLQSKQSNLKFDTPTYNSIMSPPSLKPTMKYCDITGLPTNYKCPSNQLRFYNSEIYQEVIKNMPAGVDQEYLQLRGANVILK
- a CDS encoding uncharacterized protein (Ortholog(s) have role in early endosome to Golgi transport, protein complex assembly and TRAPPII protein complex, clathrin-coated vesicle localization), producing the protein MSTTTTSQINTNPITHQPPPNNPIQFISLISRNDKPLYIQAFNIGEEEEEEEKQGEKQEGNTTPMNHTNADKFLKYNFLSHMALDIFTSPSSLSLREQQQQQQQQQDTHQNGDQIPVILLFIQDQVMVYGYETNNGLKIVIGLDQTRNFNDNGNGNHQNSLTKLRKLFLDVQKCYLRTIFNPLNQIYINSGTGISLNDDDDDDDSILQSPTFDRNIKKLVNSYIY